Proteins from a genomic interval of Yarrowia lipolytica chromosome 1E, complete sequence:
- a CDS encoding uncharacterized protein (Compare to YALI0E34463g, some similarities with wi|NCU06697.1 Neurospora crassa NCU06697.1 hypothetical protein (67439 - 69758)), with amino-acid sequence MVIPGILQSGFNFVKETGAKLLPRQFLSDLGGGTSGTGFAGLFDGIFSDDGSLDLGALLSGPLGSGIGKLMPYVLGFSNVKKPASNDDAAGLAEWALQNTVQELIAAFTDKTKTTCDVALEGLSLLKDLAKMNKKALPILLVNFCDMFHDPLQTAIGFKIDCQFLQGESIARGNTGSAFANVLTIMDTEGDDGKALLYYLFGTDICGKPETPLINVDSLGWYPEKPTNPVMPVSKGNTMNVLHISDFHLDLKYQIGAESQCNYYMCCTDLSQNLTALANGFTEVLIPAQSLGTYHCDCPDSLMKDSLQNVADVHKDKNFEFGIFTGDMVAHDPDEYYSKQTVEDTETQAFMNMKQYLGDMPVYATFGNHDTYPNSQFAPAKSGFGGEYQWNTDLVTGLWKDYGWIDDETATNARNTEGSFAVTTKHGLRVISVDSNFWYNKNVYNYWNISDPDPSGIFEWLSKELTESEARGERVWIITHVPTGGAGDSLPWSSEIMRQIIVRFSPHVIAAVFYGHTHADQFTVYYDSPQGSTELTNPLTTGWIVQSITPADFYNPSWRYYEVDSDTFEIMDSINYYTPLEETFDYDIKKSVLVNETSSFPHMGYEKQIPAENTNWQELYSAREAYDPKKEWPKNAPLNATFWDRVINNLRTDDEQLSLFYDNWWRKSPSTRLCLNDDVDCIKETTCALIGGSWDILHNCKTGDLPPVKVLADIPVEADDDVSTSSTSASSSGSSAIEVSTSVSSSSAADVSASASASASASASAADADVSDFSSSAEVSTSAVATSASSAEFSSSAAAEPSSSVETSSSVETSSPAETSSSAETSSSAETSSSAETSSSTETSSSAETSSSTETSSSAEISSSAVVETSSSRATETFAPASPAEIEVSSSTSSAAADTSDSTAAADAPIASSVSASGSQELAGSVSVSVSASNTAAYAPSNFATATGNTTTSVAPGSASSTSIVSSSGASDSQAAVSVSAGSNSNAESNANIVTDLSGSNGSQGADVESQKITSTHTVTATYCPPCAAGSKWQHPTGAHIPGVTTATVTSATKTVTVYCETSGSSTLLYGTEKTKEEGVAVVTVTKDARKAAVGAQDITKTVTVSCFSSGSSTWYEPEVTEAGVHVVTVTPGVSAKAKSFSAPADKPKTDSPKASPVASNLASASGSPRAASNVESPKVESPKATGTPKNTAATNATNTSPVAPAASSKAATASAPATGSPAATPAQASASAPKQASAGSMVKPAMAAIGITFVASLLI; translated from the coding sequence ATGGTAATCCCAGGGATCCTCCAGTCAGGCTTTAACTTCGTCAAGGAGACCGGAGCCAAGCTCCTGCCTCGTCAATTTCTCAGCgatcttggaggaggaacctCTGGAACAGGTTTCGCTGGACTTTTCGACGGTATTTTCTCAGATGATGGAAGTCTCGATCTCGGAGCGTTGTTGTCAGGCCCTTTGGGCTCTGGAATTGGAAAACTGATGCCTTACGTGCTAGGATTTTCAAACGTCAAGAAGCCTGCCTCTAATGACGATGCTGCTGGTCTTGCTGAGTGGGCTCTCCAGAACACCGTTCAAGAGCTGATTGCAGCTTTTACTGATAAGACAAAAACTACCTGTGACGTTGCCCTCGAAGGACTCTCTCTGCTTAAGGATCTTGCTAAGATGAACAAAAAGGCCCTTCCCattcttctcgtcaactTTTGTGATATGTTCCATGACCCTCTCCAGACTGCTATTGGTTTCAAGATTGATTGTCAGTTCCTGCAAGGTGAATCCATCGCCCGTGGAAACACCGGATCTGCTTTCGCTAACGTTCTCACTATCATGGATACTGAAGGCGATGATGGTAAAGCCCTACTCTATTATCTCTTCGGTACCGACATTTGTGGAAAGCCTGAAACTCCTCTAATCAATGTCGACAGTCTTGGCTGGTACCCTGAGAAGCCCACCAACCCCGTCATGCCTGTTTCCAAGGGAAACACCATGAACGTACTTCACATTTCCGACTTCCATCTTGATCTCAAGTACCAGATTGGAGCTGAGTCTCAGTGCAATTACTACATGTGCTGTACCGATCTTTCCCAGAACCTGACTGCTCTTGCCAATGGATTCACTGAGGTTCTCATCCCTGCCCAATCTCTCGGAACCTACCACTGCGATTGTCCCGACTCTCTCATGAAGGACTCTCTCCAGAACGTTGCTGATGTTCACAAAGACAAGAATTTCGAGTTCGGAATCTTCACTGGTGACATGGTTGCTCACGATCCCGATGAGTACTACAGCAAGCAGACCGTTGAGGATACCGAGACCCAGGCCTTCATGAACATGAAGCAGTATCTTGGAGACATGCCAGTCTACGCAACCTTTGGAAACCACGACACTTACCCGAACTCTCAGTTCGCCCCGGCCAAGTCTGGTTTCGGAGGTGAGTACCAGTGGAACACTGATCTTGTTACTGGGCTCTGGAAGGATTACGGCTGGATCGACGACGAGACTGCCACAAATGCCCGAAACACTGAGGGATCTTTTGCCGTCACTACCAAGCATGGTCTTCGTGTCATTTCTGTGGACTCCAACTTCTGGTACAACAAGAACGTCTACAACTACTGGAACATCAGCGATCCCGACCCATCCGGAATCTTCGAGTGGCTGTCCAAGGAACTGACAGAGTCTGAGGCTCGTGGAGAAAGAGTTTGGATCATCACTCACGTTCCtactggtggtgctggtgaCTCTCTGCCTTGGAGTTCCGAGATTATGCGACAGATCATTGTTCGATTCTCTCCTCACGTCATTGCTGCTGTTTTCTACGGACACACCCATGCAGACCAGTTCACCGTCTACTACGACTCTCCTCAGGGTTCCACAGAGTTGACCAATCCTCTTACCACAGGTTGGATTGTCCAGTCTATCACTCCTGCTGACTTCTACAACCCCTCTTGGAGATACTACGAGGTCGACTCTGACACCTTTGAGATCATGGACTCCATCAACTACTACACCCCTCTTGAGGAGACTTTTGACTACGATATCAAAAAGTCTGTCCTTGTCAACGAGACTTCTTCCTTCCCCCACATGGGCTATGAGAAGCAGATCCCGGCAGAGAACACCAACTGGCAAGAGCTCTACTCTGCCCGAGAGGCCTacgaccccaagaaggaatGGCCAAAGAATGCTCCTCTCAATGCCACTTTCTGGGACCGTgtcatcaacaacctgcGAACTGATGACGAGCAGCTTTCTCTCTTCTACGACAACTGGTGGCGAAAGTCTCCTAGCACCCGATTGTGTCTCAATGATGATGTCGATTGTATCAAGGAGACCACCTGTGCCCTCATTGGTGGTTCTTGGGACATTCTTCACAACTGTAAGACTGGTGATCTTCCTCCCGTGAAGGTACTGGCTGACATTCCTGTCGAGGCTGATGATGATGTATCTACTTCTTCCACTtccgcttcttcttctggttctTCAGCCATTGAAGTCTCCACTtccgtttcttcttcttctgctgctgatgtatctgcctctgcctctgcctctgcctctgcctctgcttctgctgctgatgccgATGTGTCTGACTTCTCTTCATCTGCTGAGGTCTCCACTTCTGCTGTTGCCacttctgcttcttctgctgagttctcctcttctgccGCTGCTGAGCCCTCCAGTTCTGTTGAGACCTCCAGTTCTGTTGAGACCTCATCGCCTGCTGAGACCTCATCGTCTGCTGAGACCTCATCGTCTGCTGAGACCTCATCGTCTGCTGAGACCTCATCTTCTACTGAGACCTCATCGTCTGCTGAGACCTCATCTTCTACTGAGACCTCATCGTCTGCTGAGAtctcctcttctgctgttgttgagacctcctcctctagAGCTACCGAAACCTTTGCTCCTGCTTCACCTGCTGAGATTGAGGTGTCCTCTtctacttcttctgctgctgccgatACCTCGGATtccactgctgctgccgacGCACCCATTGCTTCCTCTGTTTCTGCCTCTGGTTCTCAAGAGCTTGCCGGATCTGTCTCCGTCTCCGTCTCTGCCTCCAACACAGCTGCTTATGCTCCTTCTAACTTTGCGACTGCTACTGgaaacaccaccacctctgtTGCACCTGgctctgcttcttccacctctatagtctcttcttctggagcttctgACAGCCAGGccgctgtttctgtttctgccgGATCCAACTCTAACGCTGAGAGCAATGCCAACATTGTCACTGATCTGTCTGGATCCAATGGTTCTCAGGGTGCTGATGTCGAGTCTCAGAAGATCACTTCCACTCACACTGTCACTGCAACCTATTGCCCCCCTTGTGCTGCTGGCTCCAAGTGGCAGCATCCCACCGGCGCTCATATTCCTGGCGTTACTACTGCCACCGTCACCAGCGCTACCAAGACCGTCACAGTCTACTGTGAGacttctggctcttcaaCTCTGCTCTACGGCAccgagaagaccaaggaaGAGGGTGTTGCCGTGGTTACAGTCACCAAGGACGCTAGAAAGGCTGCTGTTGGCGCCCAagacatcaccaagacaGTCACCGTCTCTTGcttctcttctggctcctcTACTTGGTACGAGCCTGAGGTAACCGAGGCAGGTGTTCATGTTGTCACAGTTACTCCTGGTGTTTCTGCGAAGGCCAAGTCTTTTTCTGCCCCTGccgacaagcccaagacaGACTCCCCCAAGGCTTCTCCTGTTGCTTCCAACCTGGCTTCTGCGTCCGGATCTCCAAGAGCTGCCTCCAATGTTGAGTCTCCCAAGGTTGAGTCTCCTAAGGCAACTGGAACTCCTAAGAACACTGCTGCTACCAACGCTACCAATACCTCTCCAGTTGCTCCTGCGGCCTCTTCCAAGGCCGCTACTGCCTCTGCACCTGCTACTGGCTCTCCCGCTGCTACTCCTGCACAGGCCAGCGCCTCTGCACCCAAACAGGCCAGCGCTGGATCTATGGTTAAGCCCGCCATGGCTGCTATCGGTATCACTTTTGTCGCCTCTCTGCTGATCTAG
- a CDS encoding uncharacterized protein (Compare to YALI0E34419g, no similarity): MNEFQQKVQQYKEYSHLYHPRPKAPQFNNLPSHHPTQGPFYYTAGDTKIDTAPVGHYFPASLVDGTNGKPRDYPWAPSGHVDPLYYCSDEVTQAQGYEVDLGSNQPPDYYRNMSRCLEAPKNVSINDGTRLLLSQPVYTDILRYAEDLSYERRVVSAAVYNSYPQNTSYPITQALYYPVQQVYLSAYHSWPPDTSNNHAKKPRLLNPRVKALKREHNQSAFCSSAPVTQQDRPFLPSLQDEEDLSVTPIAEYDDTDSFDKEFELLNRAISYFVRYIKRAHMDPNDHGDFSSDSSMGSIYTEESTDPELEAGSFEQTDTKEFADPSPRSTNTLHSMLALFNPPLSS; the protein is encoded by the coding sequence ATGAATGAGTTCCAACAGAAAGTCCAGCAGTACAAAGAGTATAGCCACCTCTACCATCCTCGCCCTAAAGCACCTCAATTCAACAATCTCCCTTCTCACCATCCAACTCAAGGTCCTTTCTACTACACCGCAGGTGACACAAAAATCGACACTGCCCCTGTTGGCCATTATTTCCCTGCAAGTTTAGTAGATGGAACAAATGGTAAGCCAAGGGACTACCCCTGGGCTCCctcgggtcacgtggatcCTCTTTATTACTGTTCTGATGAGGTAACTCAGGCCCAGGGATACGAAGTTGATCTGGGCTCGAATCAACCACCTGACTACTACAGGAACATGTCTCGATGTCTGGAAGCACCAAAAAACGTCTCTATCAACGACGGCACCCGCTTGCTTCTCTCTCAGCCTGTATACACTGATATCCTTCGGTATGCGGAAGACCTGAGCTACGAAAGAAGAGTAGTCTCGGCAGCGGTATACAACTCCTATCCTCAAAATACAAGTTATCCAATCACCCAAGCACTCTACTACCCAGTTCAGCAAGTCTACCTGTCAGCCTATCACTCATGGCCACCGGACACATCTAACAATCATGCAAAAAAGCCGCGGCTGCTCAACCCCAGAGTGAAGGCTCTAAAGCGAGAGCACAACCAGTCAGCATTTTGCTCTAGTGCTCCGGTTACCCAACAAGACAGACCTTTCCTGCCTTCGTTGcaagacgaagaagactTATCAGTTACACCTATAGCAGAGTATGACGATACTGACTCCTTTGACAAAGAgttcgagctgctcaacagGGCAATCAGCTACTTCGTGCGGTACATTAAGAGAGCCCACATGGATCCCAATGACCATGGAGACTTCTCTTCAGACTCCTCCATGGGCAGTATATACACTGAAGAAAGTACTGATCCTGAACTTGAAGCAGGCTCATTTGAACAGACAGACACCAAAGAGTTCGCCGATCCATCGCCACGATCAACCAACACACTCCACTCCATGCTGGCACTTTTTAATCCCCCTCTTAGCTCATAA
- a CDS encoding uncharacterized protein (Compare to YALI0E34485g, weakly similar to DEHA0D03289g Debaryomyces hansenii IPF 10385.1), whose product MAISDIITAAYNGLKSVASKKNEDRTPDTQVQVPQNIQLEVSQNLSLDPLIKWAENELVKLAMLPICEAVLLGLTVLKGVAKVDKRAVPLILVGACDLLHPVIEKAIGYSFDCEYMQGDSIQRGNTGKSFTNVLTLMDTMGDDGKALRYYLMGLTQCGKPDTPYIDTSKLGWYPPKPDNITIAPSSNETFNVLHISDFHLDLKYQIGAESQCDYYMCCTDLSKNQTAINAGFHDPLIPAQSMGTYQCDCPQSLMEDSLQNVVDINKDKKFEFGIFTGDMVAHDPDEYYSKQNVQDNEEQAYKNLKQYLGDLPIYATFGNHDTYPNSQFAQDKSGFGGEFQWNTDLVTGLWKDYGWIDEAEASNAAHTVGSFAVTTKRGLRVISLDSNFWYKMNLYNYWNIADPDPSGVFKWFVDELVESEKKGERVWVVTHVPTGGAGDGLPWSSEVMRQIIVRFSPHVIAAVFYGHTHADQFTVYYDTPHGSTDMTDPLTTGWIVQSITPVDFYNPSWRYYEVDSKTFEIMDSKNYYTQLDQTFDYDLSKPYLANASSSFPHVGYEPQTPANAKWEFLYSAREAYDPHNNWPKDAPLNATFWDRVIKNIQSDPQQLETFYDNWFRKSPYTKQCSGGDCAKDTACFLAGGSWDSLYNCEGKSPIRGGE is encoded by the coding sequence ATGGCTATCTCAGACATTATCACGGCTGCCTACAACGGCTTGAAGAGCGTGGCGagcaagaagaacgaggaTCGGACTCCTGACACCCAGGTCCAGGTTCCCCAGAACATTCAGCTCGAGGTTTCCCAGAACCTGTCTCTGGACCCTCTCATCAAGTGGGCCGAGAATGAGCTGGTCAAGCTGGCAATGCTCCCCATCTGCGAGGCCGTTCTGCTGGGCCTGACTGTTCTCAAGGGTGTGGCTAAAGTCGACAAGCGAGCAGTCCCTCTGATCCTTGTAGGAGCCTGTGATCTGCTCCACCCTGTTATCGAAAAAGCTATCGGATACTCTTTCGACTGTGAATACATGCAGGGCGACTCCATTCAGCGTGGAAACACTGGAAAGTCTTTCACCAACGTTCTGACTCTCATGGACACTATGGGAGACGACGGAAAGGCCTTGCGATACTACCTCATGGGTCTCACGCAATGTGGAAAGCCCGACACTCCCTACATTGACACCTCTAAACTGGGCTGGTACCCTCCCAAGCCCGATAACATCACCAttgctccttcttctaACGAAACTTTCAACGTCCTCCACATCTCCGACTTCCATCTCGATCTCAAGTACCAGATTGGAGCAGAGTCCCAGTGCGACTACTACATGTGCTGCACCGACCTCTCCAAGAACCAGACCGCCATCAACGCTGGTTTCCACGACCCTCTGATCCCTGCCCAGTCCATGGGAACTTACCAATGTGACTGTCCTCAGTCTCTGATGGAAGATTCCCTCCAGAACGTAGTtgacatcaacaaggacaagaaatTCGAGTTTGGAATATTCACTGGTGATATGGTTGCCCACGACCCCGATGAGTACTACAGCAAACAGAATGTCCAGGATAACGAGGAGCAGGCCTACAAGAACCTGAAGCAGTACCTTGGTGATCTCCCCATTTACGCCACTTTCGGAAATCACGACACCTATCCTAACTCCCAGTTTGCCCAGGACAAGTCTGGCTTTGGAGGTGAGTTCCAATGGAACACCGACCTTGTTACTGGGCTTTGGAAGGATTATGGCTGGAttgacgaggccgaggccagcAATGCTGCACACACTGTTGGATCCTTCGccgtcaccaccaagagAGGTCTGCGAGTCATCTCTCTCGACTCCAACTTTTGGTACAAGATGAACCTATACAACTACTGGAACATTGCCGACCCCGATCCCTCTGGTGTGTTCAAGTGGTTCGTTGACGAACTTGTGGAgtccgagaagaagggagAGCGAGTCTGGGTTGTCACCCATGTCCCCACTGGcggagctggagatggtcTCCCTTGGTCTTCTGAGGTTATGCGGCAGATCATCGTTCGATTCTCTCCTCATGTGATTGCCGCTGTATTCTACGGACATACTCATGCTGATCAGTTCACCGTCTACTATGACACTCCCCATGGATCTACTGACATGACTGACCCTCTTACCACTGGCTGGATTGTTCAGTCTATTACTCCTGTCGACTTCTACAACCCTTCCTGGAGATACTACGAGGTGGATTCCAAGACTTTTGAGATCATGGACTCCAAGAACTACTACACCCAGTTGGACCAGACCTTTGACTACGATCTGAGCAAGCCTTACCTCGCTAACgcctcctcttctttccCTCATGTTGGATATGAGCCTCAGACCCCTGCTAATGCCAAATGGGAGTTCCTGTACTCTGCTCGAGAAGCCTACGATCCCCACAACAACTGGCCCAAGGACGCTCCTCTGAACGCCACCTTCTGGGACCGAgtcatcaagaacatccAGAGCGACccccagcagctcgagacCTTCTACGATAACTGGTTCCGAAAGTCTCCTTACACCAAGCAATGCTCTGGCGGTGACTGTGCCAAGGATACTGCCTGTTTCCTTGCCGGTGGCTCTTGGGACTCCCTTTACAATTGCGAGGGCAAGTCTCCCATTCGTGGTGGAGAGTAA
- a CDS encoding uncharacterized protein (Compare to YALI0E34540g, similar to Saccharomyces cerevisiae COX19 (YLL018C-A); ancestral locus Anc_4.43,gnl|GLV|YALI0E34540g [Yarrowia lipolytica] similar to uniprot|Q3E731 Saccharomyces cerevisiae YLL018C-A COX19) yields the protein MGVDQTSLSRKTNSGGPGAVSQKTTAPDRGSFPLDHDRECSHIMIDYLKCMKLAQGRNAAGCRLLAKEYLRCRMENNLMTQDSWDNLGLPDDDETTVTYSAALSKMAANKDSPERPPTESKPADSKSGAGSGPSSTA from the coding sequence ATGGGTGTGGATCAGACGTCTTTATCACGCAAAACTAACTCAGGTGGACCTGGAGCTGTCTCTCAGAAGACTACAGCACCAGATCGAGGATCATTTCCTCTCGATCACGACCGAGAATGCTCTCATATTATGATTGACTATCTCAAATGCATGAAGCTAGCTCAGGGTCGAAATGCCGCAGGATGCCGactgctggccaaggagtATCTCCGATGCAGAATGGAGAACAACCTGATGACTCAGGACTCTTGGGACAATCTTGGTCTGCCCGACGATGATGAGACTACTGTCACTTACTCGGCAGCACTCAGTAAGATGGCAGCGAATAAGGATTCGCCTGAAAGGCCACCAACAGAATCTAAACCTGCCGATTCAAAGTCAGGCGCGGGTTCTGGGCCCTCCTCCACGGCATAA
- a CDS encoding uncharacterized protein (Compare to YALI0E34529g, weakly similar to uniprot|Q7ZVT8 Danio rerio Similar to COP9 constitutive photomorph), translating to MTAATDNWIQNVIRAGENRSKLEPLLEQRLKVKGKSTEVLESFKDVTRFSVVWANELVRLSNELDTSIFLYYVDTFLQQFSIQRLSAFPHILSSLLDQFSHHVIRAKRPLLGLSLLQPRLPDKNTITPMHAQLMRLSFEANKCSVGLEVLDREFLSLDKCATRNDLALFHFYGALVYIAYKEWEKADDFLAIAIEAGATQTTTRPWIVRFAYSRRILLSLIMGTPLPKIPNPNSSEVSPSDDLLARDCHPYHALALAAHSSDPKQFVQTTEAQMETFKNEGTWQLVVTARLCFLHGQLRESHKAYSRVPLKDVSAASPRILSNYGRIDESNDAFVFETVCSKDPTRETVQLLDQVVRMKNLVEEKGIATTNTSKFLKSLHDVEQKREAPTVTLNMAISDDDML from the coding sequence atgacagcagcaaccgACAATTGGATACAGAACGTCATCCGAGCCGGCGAAAACCGATCCAAACTCGAACCGCTTCTGGAACAGCGACTTAAGGTCAAAGGCAAGTCGACCGAGGTTCTGGAATCATTCAAAGACGTGACCCGCTTCTCTGTAGTGTGGGCCAACGAGCTCGTCCGTCTGAGCAACGAGCTGGATACGTCCATCTTCCTCTACTATGTGGACACCTTCTTGCAGCAATTCAGCATCCAGCGACTCAGCGCCTTTCCCCATATTCTGTCTAGTCTACTCGACCAGTTCAGTCACCATGTCATCAGAGCCAAACGACCTCTTCTGGGCCTGTCATTATTACAGCCTAGATTGCCCGACAAAAACACCATCACCCCCATGCATGCGCAGCTGATGCGTCTCTCTTTCGAAGCCAACAAATGCTCCGTTGGCCTGGAAGTGCTCGACCGGGAGTTCCTCTCCCTGGACAAATGTGCGACCCGAAACGACCTGGCTCTATTTCACTTCTACGGAGCTCTCGTCTACATTGCCTACAAGGAGTGGGAGAAGGCCGACGACTTTCTAGCCATTGCCATTGAAGCAGGAGCTACCCAGACCACAACTCGACCCTGGATCGTCAGATTCGCCTACTCACGAAGAATCCTGCTCTCTCTCATTATGGGCACACCTCTTCCAAAGATCCCGAACCCCAACAGCTCGGAAGTGTCGCCCTCAGATGACCTGCTGGCCAGAGATTGCCACCCATACCACGCACTTGCATTGGCAGCTCATTCATCTGACCCCAAACAGTTTGTCCAGACAACAGAGGCACAAATGGAGACATTCAAAAATGAGGGTACGTGGCAGCTGGTTGTCACGGCGCGTCTGTGTTTCTTGCATGGTCAGCTGAGAGAGTCGCATAAGGCATATTCTCGTGTGcctctcaaggacgtgtCTGCTGCCAGTCCCCGGATTCTGTCCAACTACGGCCGAATTGACGAGAGTAATGATGCATTTGTGTTTGAGACCGTCTGCTCCAAGGATCCCACCCGGGAAACGGTGCAGTTGCTGGACCAGGTTGTGCGTATGAAGAAtttggtggaggagaagggcattgccaccaccaacacgTCCAAGTTCCTAAAGTCTTTGCATGATGTGGAACAAAAGCGGGAGGCCCCCACAGTCACTCTAAACATGGCCATTAGTGATGATGACATGTTGTAG
- a CDS encoding uncharacterized protein (Compare to YALI0E34441g, no similarity), with the protein MTKMTKVRMPTADTPLAKRKNLFFLDTFINHEGHYDWQCYTRHFAYVVPNQWDTYWEFEAFCKEINPALSTQYPGACYDSKRYRVSDTENYYEAREALVHGDFLYTCADNWYIFEVPKYSSDYVKPDSVASLQDWKEMVIRLSKLEAEVQDLRQI; encoded by the coding sequence ATGACCAAAATGACCAAAGTACGAATGCCTACCGCCGACACTCCACTCGCAAAGCGAAAGaacctcttctttctcGACACGTTCATCAACCACGAGGGCCACTATGACTGGCAGTGCTACACCAGACACTTTGCCTACGTAGTGCCCAACCAGTGGGACACATACTGGGAGTTTGAGGCTTTCTGCAAAGAGATCAATCCTGCTCTGAGCACCCAGTACCCTGGGGCTTGCTACGACTCCAAGAGATACAGGGTCTCCGACACAGAGAATTATTACGAGGCCCGAGAAGCATTGGTGCATGGAGACTTCCTCTACACTTGTGCCGACAACTGGTACATTTTCGAAGTGCCAAAGTACTCATCAGACTATGTCAAACCAGATAGTGTTGCCTCTCTTCAAGACTGGAAGGAGATGGTGATCCGACTctccaagctggaggcAGAAGTTCAAGACCTGAGGCAGATCTAA
- a CDS encoding uncharacterized protein (Compare to YALI0E34507g, weakly similar to uniprot|Q9P8F7 Yarrowia lipolytica Triacylglycerol lipase precursor (EC 3.1.1.3)) has translation MYNGIAWEGYIYILGPFLKTRQHQKPQDTIMRLATIASFVGLVTASPIGLLPPALLNPFGPKKPDGTVATAPLDVVHEMEHYWKYCSVSYCVGMGKNNQLYSQVKSPFVCNNILCADQEFSQTELLYSFYGINEHQTANGYLAADHKRKQLILVFRGTQSEADSAADLNTWQVSNVDFDGLKNSTDTNAESDCHGCSIHAGFVGIFNNSFKQIDSRLNLYKSMYPDYKLVVTGHSLGGAVALLYGVSLRINGRDPLVVTFGQPRVGNAAFASYVDSLFFPTAGDQLSSSPYRKMYRVTRYEDPVTQVPFWDGYTQQSGEVFINQFNVPTKPENVVFCQGQNNGFCANGIPWYQYANIDSDKQVHSSYFFRSPGCGGSQSFTPYGGNQTEPSAVSIPPGDLKARLNLPYDTNY, from the coding sequence ATGTACAATGGGATCGCTTGGGAGGGGTACATATATATCCTAGGGCCGTTCCTCAAGACACGCCAACACCAGAAACCCCAAGATACCATCATGAGATTAGCCACCATTGCTTCGTTTGTTGGCTTGGTCACAGCCTCGCCCATTGGACTGCTTCCACCCGCGCTGTTGAACCCTTTTGGACCCAAGAAGCCCGATGGAACCGTGGCCACTGCTCCCCTTGACGTTGTGCACGAGATGGAGCACTACTGGAAGTACTGCTCCGTCTCCTACTGTGTTGGAATGGGTAAAAACAACCAGCTCTACTCTCAGGTCAAGTCGCCATTTGTCTGCAACAACATCCTGTGTGCCGACCAGGAGTTCTCTCAGACCGAGCTGCTGTACAGCTTTTACGGAATCAACGAGCATCAGACTGCCAACGGATACCTGGCTGCTGACCACAAGAGAAAGCAGCTGATCCTGGTGTTCCGAGGAACTCAGAGCGAGGCCGACTCTGCCGCTGACCTCAACACCTGGCAGGTCTCCAACGTCGACTTTGACGGCCTCAAAAACTCCACCGACACTAACGCTGAGAGCGATTGCCATGGCTGTTCTATCCATGCTGGATTCGTGGGTATTTTCAACAATTCTTTCAAGCAAATCGACAGCCGACTCAACCTTTACAAGTCTATGTACCCCGACTACAAGCTTGTTGTCACTGGTCACTCACTGGGAGGAGCTGTTGCTCTTCTCTACGGTGTTTCTCTCAGGATCAACGGTCGAGACCCTCTTGTTGTCACTTTTGGCCAACCCCGAGTTGGTAACGCTGCATTCGCCTCTTACGTCGactctctcttcttccctACTGCTGGAGATCagctctcctcctctccctACAGAAAAATGTACCGGGTCACTCGATACGAAGACCCCGTAACCCAGGTCCCCTTCTGGGACGGTTACACTCAGCAGTCTGGAGAGGTGTTCATCAACCAGTTTAACGTGCCCACCAAGCCCGAGAACGTGGTCTTCtgccagggccagaacaACGGCTTCTGCGCCAATGGTATCCCTTGGTACCAGTACGCCAACATCGACTCCGACAAGCAGGTCCACAGCTCATACTTTTTCCGAAGCCCTGGCTGTGGTGGATCGCAGTCCTTCACACCCTATGGTGGAAACCAAACTGAGCCTTCTGCTGTTTCTATTCCTCCAGGAGACTTGAAGGCCCGACTTAACCTGCCCTATGATACCAACTACTAA